One genomic segment of Peribacillus sp. FSL H8-0477 includes these proteins:
- a CDS encoding DUF445 domain-containing protein: protein MNWMITLAFMIVIGAIIGGFTNFIAIKMLFHPYKPIYLFGKQLPFTPGLIPKRRDELASQLGKIVVEHLLTPESLQQKVLNSTLKQDMNTWVQGEVKKYLSSEKNLAELLADYGINNASNVTEDFLKKFLVSKYDSWMAENRSKQTSDLFSPAILEKAVAKIPDISEYILSKGKDYFTSPEGKRRLEQMMEEFFSQRGKIGNMIQMFMGNAKLVDIVQPELLKFLNQPKTSDLITVLLTREWHKVEEWELERVEGIFGADAIKDMLAKKVTQLADIPEWFEKPLHELAAPMESVILDKVIPTLLDQALLLVSAHLIPMVKKLHIEEIVEEQVKAFSLERLEEIVLLIAKRELSMITYLGFLLGGLIGMFQGFFSIFFG, encoded by the coding sequence ATGAACTGGATGATTACACTTGCATTTATGATTGTTATTGGAGCAATAATAGGAGGATTTACCAACTTTATTGCAATAAAAATGCTGTTCCACCCTTATAAACCAATCTATCTATTTGGTAAACAGCTGCCTTTCACACCGGGGTTAATCCCAAAACGACGTGATGAGCTAGCCTCTCAACTTGGAAAAATAGTAGTTGAACATTTACTTACCCCTGAAAGCCTTCAGCAAAAGGTGCTCAATTCTACTCTTAAACAGGATATGAATACATGGGTACAGGGAGAAGTAAAAAAATATCTGTCATCAGAAAAAAATCTAGCGGAATTATTGGCTGATTACGGAATCAACAATGCTTCTAATGTAACGGAAGACTTTTTAAAGAAATTCCTTGTAAGTAAATATGACAGCTGGATGGCTGAGAACCGCAGTAAACAGACTAGTGATTTATTTTCACCGGCCATTCTTGAGAAAGCTGTTGCAAAGATCCCTGACATTTCTGAATATATTCTGTCCAAGGGAAAAGATTACTTTACGAGCCCAGAAGGCAAGCGTCGTCTTGAACAAATGATGGAAGAATTTTTTAGTCAGCGCGGAAAAATTGGGAATATGATTCAAATGTTCATGGGGAATGCCAAATTGGTCGATATCGTTCAACCTGAATTGCTTAAATTTCTTAATCAGCCTAAAACGTCCGATTTAATTACTGTGTTACTTACTCGAGAATGGCATAAAGTAGAAGAATGGGAACTGGAAAGAGTGGAAGGCATCTTTGGTGCAGATGCTATTAAAGATATGCTTGCTAAGAAAGTAACTCAATTAGCAGATATTCCTGAATGGTTTGAAAAGCCGCTTCATGAGCTTGCTGCTCCAATGGAATCTGTCATCCTTGATAAGGTAATTCCCACCCTGCTGGATCAAGCCTTACTGCTGGTCAGTGCACACCTTATTCCAATGGTAAAAAAACTTCATATTGAGGAAATTGTGGAAGAGCAAGTTAAGGCATTCTCACTCGAAAGACTTGAGGAAATTGTTTTACTGATTGCAAAGAGAGAATTGAGTATGATCACGTACTTAGGATTCCTGCTTGGTGGATTGATTGGAATGTTCCAAGGCTTTTTCTCCATATTTTTTGGCTAA
- a CDS encoding YlbF family regulator, protein MMANVYDAAYDMEKAIRNSSEFTELKNLYDQVNADPGAKGMFDNFRQLQMSLQQKQMTGQEIAPDEMEQAQKTVALVQQHETIAKLMEAEQRLSMVIADLNRIIMKPLEDLYGAPEQ, encoded by the coding sequence ATTATGGCAAATGTATATGATGCAGCGTATGATATGGAAAAAGCAATTAGAAACAGCAGTGAATTTACTGAATTAAAGAATCTTTATGATCAGGTGAATGCCGATCCGGGAGCTAAAGGAATGTTTGATAATTTCCGTCAGCTTCAGATGAGTCTTCAGCAAAAACAAATGACAGGACAAGAAATTGCACCTGATGAAATGGAACAAGCACAAAAAACAGTTGCTCTTGTACAGCAGCATGAAACCATTGCTAAATTAATGGAAGCAGAGCAAAGATTAAGCATGGTTATTGCCGATTTAAACCGTATTATTATGAAGCCTTTAGAAGACTTATACGGTGCACCTGAACAATAA
- a CDS encoding Cof-type HAD-IIB family hydrolase: protein MVYRLLAVNIDGTLLQSNGRLNKITKEAIEYVHQKGVHVALVTSRSYHSARKVAKALKINPMIVAHQGAFVGEALDKPIHVQRMSESLVLEIVQLLEKTVCQIQLVHEKQLLANRLEIPENLIGKAVLQMNEQNFYSQHFVDTLSEELEVQPFKATKIDVYFPEEEEKESLFNLINDMFKEVTVIEKPGQILTIVPAGVSKWNGVLYLADFLGVKANEIVAIGDGLDDLEMIAYSGLGVAMGNAPNEVKLAAKWVTRTNDEQGVAYMLKEFFRKQHPIGFIEKLNHLR from the coding sequence ATGGTATATCGGTTACTGGCGGTCAATATTGATGGAACCCTGCTTCAATCGAATGGCCGCTTAAATAAAATAACTAAGGAAGCCATAGAATATGTTCACCAAAAAGGTGTACATGTAGCTTTAGTTACATCAAGAAGTTACCATTCAGCCAGAAAAGTGGCTAAGGCCCTTAAAATAAATCCAATGATTGTGGCTCATCAAGGAGCATTTGTAGGAGAAGCGCTTGATAAACCAATTCATGTACAACGAATGTCAGAAAGTCTAGTCTTGGAAATCGTGCAACTACTGGAGAAGACAGTTTGTCAGATTCAATTGGTCCATGAAAAGCAGCTATTAGCTAATCGATTAGAAATACCAGAAAATCTAATAGGGAAAGCTGTTCTGCAAATGAATGAACAAAATTTCTATTCACAGCACTTTGTCGATACACTTAGTGAAGAATTGGAAGTGCAGCCCTTTAAAGCAACCAAAATCGATGTCTACTTTCCAGAAGAAGAAGAAAAGGAAAGCCTATTTAATCTAATCAATGACATGTTTAAAGAAGTGACTGTTATTGAAAAACCAGGGCAAATACTCACCATTGTTCCAGCTGGGGTATCCAAGTGGAATGGGGTTCTCTATCTTGCTGATTTTCTAGGAGTTAAAGCAAATGAGATTGTAGCGATTGGCGATGGTCTTGATGATTTAGAGATGATTGCATACTCTGGATTAGGGGTAGCAATGGGAAATGCACCAAATGAAGTGAAGTTAGCAGCAAAATGGGTAACAAGGACGAATGATGAACAAGGTGTTGCCTATATGCTCAAGGAATTTTTTCGCAAGCAGCATCCCATTGGATTTATTGAAAAACTGAATCATCTTCGATAA
- a CDS encoding transcriptional regulator SplA domain-containing protein, whose product MGTIDPKDVNVGDEVYVIYNNPHTPSVSNVRAAEIVQHPKDPQAIALFLNDTFHVVENDDALYSSEAEAETAFNELYDEDVLF is encoded by the coding sequence ATGGGAACAATTGATCCAAAAGATGTGAATGTTGGCGATGAGGTCTATGTCATTTACAATAACCCTCATACACCTAGTGTATCGAATGTAAGAGCAGCTGAAATTGTCCAGCATCCAAAGGACCCTCAAGCCATAGCTTTGTTTTTAAATGATACTTTTCATGTTGTAGAGAATGACGATGCTCTCTATTCTTCTGAAGCGGAAGCAGAGACAGCCTTTAACGAGTTATACGATGAAGATGTCCTATTCTAA
- a CDS encoding dimethylarginine dimethylaminohydrolase family protein: MKQIVKNTVFCGSEYDTLKKVIVCEPRFMKIRDVINETQKYYKEDNIKIPLALQQHEAFITLLENHDIDVIQLPAKPTYNEQVFTRDIGFTLGHTIFIAEMASPIRQGEETILKSWIEDHNLPNYNLNHERIEGGDVIIDRDSIYVGLSDRTHKHSVRQLQKLLTDYEINSIRFDEKYLHLDCVFNIISPTEALIFPDAIHEEDRKQLSERYDLISVSPEEQFTLGTNVLSIGNKKIISLPVNKQVNKELRNRGYEVLECDISEIIKSGGSFRCCTLPILRTEYPQQ, translated from the coding sequence ATGAAACAAATAGTAAAAAACACTGTGTTTTGTGGAAGTGAGTATGACACTTTAAAAAAAGTAATTGTATGTGAACCACGCTTTATGAAGATTCGTGATGTCATTAATGAAACACAAAAGTATTATAAAGAAGATAATATTAAAATTCCTTTAGCTTTACAGCAGCACGAAGCTTTTATTACCCTCCTTGAAAATCATGATATTGACGTCATTCAACTGCCTGCTAAACCTACATATAATGAACAGGTTTTCACACGAGATATTGGATTTACACTTGGACATACCATCTTTATTGCTGAAATGGCTAGTCCTATCAGACAGGGTGAAGAAACCATATTAAAATCCTGGATAGAAGACCATAACCTGCCTAACTATAATTTGAATCATGAACGAATTGAAGGCGGAGATGTAATTATTGATCGTGATTCGATTTATGTAGGACTGAGCGATCGAACGCATAAACATTCGGTCCGCCAATTACAAAAACTGCTTACTGATTATGAAATTAACTCGATCCGTTTTGACGAAAAATACCTGCATTTAGATTGTGTCTTTAATATTATTTCACCTACCGAAGCATTAATTTTCCCAGATGCGATTCATGAAGAAGATCGGAAACAACTTAGTGAACGTTATGATTTGATTAGCGTTTCTCCTGAAGAACAATTCACACTTGGCACGAATGTTTTATCTATTGGGAACAAAAAGATAATCAGCCTGCCTGTAAACAAACAAGTAAATAAGGAGTTACGTAACCGTGGATATGAAGTGTTAGAATGTGATATCTCAGAAATCATTAAATCTGGCGGCTCATTCCGCTGCTGTACTCTCCCTATTTTGCGAACAGAGTATCCACAACAATAA
- a CDS encoding long-chain fatty acid--CoA ligase produces MMNTPLLVTQMIERAERYFPRKEVISRTESGIQRMTYAQTAERTRRLVSVLRKLGVNKGDKVGTLAWNHHRHLETYFAVPCSGAVLHTINFRLSPQHVSYIINHAEDKLLFVDTDILPLLEGIKEQLKNVKGFVIMTDQNELPETTLSPVYHYENLLSEGNPKEPFIQDLDENSPAGMCYTSATTGNPKGVIYSHRGIFLHAMALGLVDNTGISERDTALPVVPMFHVNAWGIPFACVWFGAKLVLPGPAFSPKLIAELFEAEKVTISAGVPTVWLGLLKELEEHTYDTSSLRMILCGGSAAPKSMIKEFETKYHIPFLHAYGMTETSPLVFSGRLKSYQEELSEEDRYNIKSKQGMVVPCIEIKVVGPDGEIQPDGKEMGELLIRGPWIADEYYQDERTEAAFVNGWLHTGDVVTIDEEGYVKIVDRTKDLIKSGGEWISSVDLENALMAHSSVFEAAVIAVPHEKWQERPVACVVLKDAYKDKVTKEELLEFLAPQFAKWWLPDDILFLSDIPKTGVGKFLKMALREQVKDLYANSK; encoded by the coding sequence ATGATGAACACGCCATTATTAGTAACACAAATGATTGAACGAGCAGAGCGGTATTTTCCAAGAAAGGAAGTCATTTCGAGAACAGAATCGGGCATACAACGAATGACATACGCTCAAACTGCTGAACGGACGAGGAGACTTGTTAGTGTTTTACGGAAGCTGGGTGTTAATAAAGGGGACAAAGTGGGAACCTTGGCTTGGAACCATCATCGTCATTTAGAGACCTATTTTGCTGTTCCCTGTTCGGGTGCCGTCTTGCATACCATTAACTTTCGTCTATCACCTCAACACGTTTCTTATATCATTAATCACGCCGAAGATAAGCTCCTATTTGTCGATACAGATATCTTACCGCTGTTGGAAGGGATTAAAGAACAGTTAAAAAACGTAAAAGGGTTTGTTATTATGACGGATCAAAATGAGTTGCCTGAAACGACATTATCACCTGTTTATCACTATGAAAACCTATTGTCTGAAGGGAATCCTAAAGAACCATTTATTCAAGATTTAGATGAAAACAGCCCAGCTGGTATGTGCTATACATCAGCTACGACAGGTAATCCAAAAGGGGTTATCTATTCACATCGAGGGATTTTTCTGCATGCAATGGCTTTAGGATTAGTCGATAATACGGGAATAAGTGAACGAGATACAGCCCTCCCAGTGGTCCCTATGTTTCATGTTAATGCGTGGGGGATTCCCTTTGCGTGTGTTTGGTTCGGTGCAAAATTAGTCCTGCCAGGTCCAGCGTTTTCACCGAAATTGATTGCCGAATTATTTGAAGCAGAAAAGGTTACGATTTCTGCAGGTGTGCCGACAGTATGGCTGGGTCTCCTTAAAGAACTCGAGGAACATACCTACGATACAAGCAGCTTGCGTATGATTCTTTGCGGCGGATCTGCTGCACCGAAGAGTATGATTAAAGAATTTGAAACTAAATATCATATCCCGTTTCTTCATGCTTACGGGATGACAGAAACGAGTCCATTAGTGTTTTCTGGCCGATTAAAAAGCTATCAAGAAGAGCTTAGCGAAGAAGACCGTTATAATATTAAGTCAAAACAGGGAATGGTTGTTCCTTGTATTGAAATTAAAGTTGTCGGACCTGATGGAGAAATTCAGCCAGATGGGAAAGAAATGGGCGAACTCTTAATCAGAGGGCCATGGATTGCGGATGAATATTATCAAGATGAGCGGACGGAAGCTGCTTTCGTAAATGGATGGCTGCATACAGGGGATGTAGTAACTATCGATGAAGAAGGATATGTGAAAATAGTTGACCGAACTAAGGATTTAATTAAAAGCGGGGGTGAATGGATTTCTTCCGTTGATCTTGAGAATGCTCTGATGGCTCATTCTAGTGTTTTTGAAGCAGCCGTTATTGCTGTTCCGCATGAGAAATGGCAGGAGCGCCCCGTCGCTTGTGTAGTATTAAAGGATGCATATAAAGATAAAGTGACAAAGGAAGAACTGCTTGAATTTCTAGCGCCGCAATTCGCAAAATGGTGGCTCCCTGATGACATCTTATTCTTAAGTGACATTCCTAAAACTGGTGTAGGAAAATTTTTAAAAATGGCACTCCGTGAACAAGTAAAAGATCTATACGCTAATAGCAAATAA
- a CDS encoding enoyl-CoA hydratase, translated as MESTSTKQTVIVTYFERTAVVELNRPEAMNAMNEAMLHELAKVLKEITYKDEIDIVILKGKGKAFSAGGDIKMMLSSDVTTGFDNIMDCISDIVTSLYLMPKLTICAVHGAAAGLGLSVALATDYIIAEPESKLAMNFIGIGLIPDGGGHFFLERRLGEVKAKELIWEGRVLSAQQAFEKDLIHEIASIPLEQAVEKKRQIWLNSPTKAMIKTKKILSEQNRPTLLKILEIEKNAQMKMRETIDHKEGVQAFLEKRKPKFIGQ; from the coding sequence ATCGAATCGACTTCGACAAAACAAACCGTGATTGTCACGTATTTTGAAAGAACAGCAGTCGTAGAATTGAACCGCCCTGAAGCCATGAATGCCATGAATGAAGCGATGCTTCACGAGTTGGCAAAAGTTTTAAAGGAAATAACGTACAAAGACGAGATTGACATCGTCATATTAAAAGGCAAGGGAAAAGCGTTTTCAGCAGGCGGGGATATTAAGATGATGTTGTCATCAGATGTGACAACAGGATTCGATAACATCATGGACTGTATAAGTGATATTGTGACATCACTTTATTTAATGCCGAAGTTGACGATTTGTGCTGTGCACGGTGCAGCAGCGGGTCTTGGTTTATCTGTTGCCTTAGCAACCGATTATATTATTGCTGAGCCGGAAAGCAAATTGGCCATGAACTTTATTGGGATTGGGTTAATTCCGGATGGAGGCGGTCACTTCTTCCTAGAGCGAAGGCTTGGAGAAGTGAAAGCAAAAGAATTAATCTGGGAAGGAAGAGTACTGAGTGCCCAGCAAGCATTTGAAAAAGACCTGATTCATGAAATAGCATCGATTCCCCTAGAACAGGCGGTAGAGAAAAAACGTCAAATCTGGTTGAACAGCCCGACTAAAGCCATGATCAAAACGAAAAAAATCCTCAGTGAACAAAACCGGCCGACTCTATTGAAGATCCTTGAAATTGAAAAAAATGCTCAAATGAAAATGCGCGAAACTATAGACCATAAAGAAGGCGTGCAAGCCTTTCTTGAAAAAAGAAAGCCAAAATTTATTGGTCAATAA
- a CDS encoding YhzD family protein translates to MSNVYKLTVFEPTGEKLLDESFTAENNKLAKEIGHKMLVEKNFLEKTHRCTSPQGSLVLFHS, encoded by the coding sequence ATGAGTAACGTTTATAAGTTGACCGTTTTTGAACCAACTGGTGAAAAGCTGCTTGATGAATCATTTACTGCTGAGAACAACAAGCTGGCAAAGGAAATCGGCCATAAGATGTTAGTTGAAAAGAACTTCCTTGAAAAAACACACCGCTGTACATCACCACAAGGCAGTCTCGTTTTATTTCATTCATAA
- a CDS encoding ABC transporter ATP-binding protein → MSLHINHVTKKFGDFTAVNELNITIPENQMFGLLGANGAGKTTTFRMILGLLTPTEGEVTWNGKGIDYSTSSIIGYLPEERGLYPKLKVREQLLYLARLRGMSKNDAFTELQHWLERFKIPEYLDKKVEDLSKGNQQKIQLIASVIHKPQLLILDEPFSGLDPVNVEMLKQAVIDLRDKGTTIVFSSHRMEHVEEMCEHLCIMHRGAPVAAGKLKDIKRSFGKKNIVIKADFNLDFLDEYPGVVKTKITTEGRILQITGEDVAEKILQDLVPRGFVRKFELEEPSLNDIFIEKVGAAYE, encoded by the coding sequence TTGTCATTACATATAAATCACGTAACCAAAAAATTTGGTGATTTTACTGCAGTGAATGAATTGAATATTACCATTCCTGAGAATCAAATGTTTGGTTTGTTGGGAGCAAATGGTGCAGGGAAGACGACAACGTTCCGAATGATTCTAGGATTACTAACTCCAACTGAGGGCGAGGTTACTTGGAATGGAAAAGGAATCGACTATTCAACCAGCTCAATTATTGGCTATCTTCCTGAAGAAAGAGGATTGTATCCGAAATTGAAGGTTCGTGAACAGTTACTTTATTTAGCAAGACTCCGAGGAATGTCTAAAAATGATGCGTTTACTGAGTTACAGCATTGGCTGGAGCGCTTTAAAATCCCAGAATACCTTGATAAAAAGGTAGAGGATCTTTCAAAGGGAAATCAGCAGAAGATTCAGCTGATAGCATCTGTTATACATAAACCACAGCTGCTCATTCTTGATGAACCCTTTAGCGGGCTGGATCCAGTCAATGTAGAAATGCTTAAACAAGCTGTTATTGATTTACGCGACAAAGGGACAACAATTGTCTTTTCCAGTCATCGTATGGAGCATGTCGAGGAAATGTGTGAACACTTATGTATCATGCATCGAGGAGCACCTGTAGCAGCCGGGAAATTAAAAGATATTAAGCGTTCTTTTGGAAAAAAGAATATCGTCATTAAAGCCGATTTTAACCTAGATTTCCTTGATGAATATCCGGGTGTGGTGAAAACGAAGATTACAACAGAAGGAAGAATTCTACAAATTACGGGAGAGGATGTTGCAGAAAAAATTCTTCAGGATCTTGTACCGCGTGGGTTTGTAAGGAAGTTTGAGCTGGAAGAGCCATCGCTAAATGATATTTTCATTGAGAAAGTAGGTGCAGCTTATGAATAA
- a CDS encoding ABC transporter permease, with protein MNKFWIVFAHTYLTKIKSKSFIITTAVMLVLIFGLSNVTKIIDYFDDNEKEKVAVIDQTGAYFDLFKNTAETMNKELTVQAVPNEKEAKKQVADEEITGYLLISEDSNGEVMGVYKANEISNTEVSAGLSTTLNQLKLQKVKTELNLTDQQIEALNKPAVFETVALKESAKTEEDLNQARGLVYILLFVIYFSVLMYSSMIATEVATEKSSRVMEILISSIPPIQQMFAKILGVALLNFTQILLFLGVGYVTVKQNLAELNDGFFSVFGFGSIQPSILVYAVIFMLLGYLLYATLAACLGSIVSRVEDVQSMIMPMTTLIIIAFLIAMSGLSNPGASYVTFTSFIPFFSPMIMFLRVGMLDVPFWQILTSILILLGTIGLLAIIGARIYRGGVLMYGSSKSFKDIKEALKMSKHS; from the coding sequence ATGAATAAATTTTGGATTGTCTTTGCACATACCTATCTAACAAAGATAAAATCAAAATCCTTCATTATTACGACTGCAGTTATGTTAGTGTTAATCTTCGGTCTGTCCAATGTAACGAAGATTATTGATTACTTTGATGATAATGAAAAAGAGAAAGTAGCTGTAATTGATCAGACGGGTGCTTATTTCGACCTTTTCAAGAATACGGCAGAAACGATGAATAAGGAACTGACAGTTCAAGCGGTTCCAAATGAAAAAGAAGCAAAAAAGCAGGTTGCCGATGAAGAGATAACCGGCTACCTACTTATAAGTGAAGACAGTAACGGAGAAGTAATGGGGGTCTATAAAGCGAATGAAATATCTAATACGGAGGTAAGTGCAGGCTTATCTACAACGCTAAACCAGTTAAAACTGCAAAAGGTGAAAACTGAACTCAATTTAACTGATCAGCAAATTGAAGCGTTAAATAAACCGGCTGTTTTTGAAACTGTTGCGCTGAAAGAAAGTGCAAAAACAGAGGAAGACTTGAACCAGGCACGTGGCCTTGTCTATATCCTATTGTTTGTTATCTATTTTAGTGTTTTGATGTATTCTAGTATGATTGCAACGGAGGTTGCTACTGAAAAGTCTTCACGAGTAATGGAAATCTTAATTTCAAGCATTCCACCCATACAGCAGATGTTTGCGAAAATTCTTGGGGTCGCCTTATTAAATTTCACCCAGATTCTGCTTTTTTTAGGAGTTGGGTATGTGACGGTGAAACAAAATCTTGCAGAATTGAATGATGGGTTTTTCTCCGTTTTTGGATTTGGAAGTATTCAGCCTTCAATACTTGTGTATGCAGTGATATTCATGTTACTCGGTTATTTGCTGTATGCAACACTTGCGGCATGTCTTGGGTCAATCGTCAGCCGAGTGGAGGACGTTCAGTCCATGATTATGCCAATGACGACGCTCATCATTATCGCCTTCCTTATTGCGATGTCTGGTCTTTCTAATCCAGGAGCAAGCTATGTGACGTTCACGTCGTTTATTCCCTTTTTTAGTCCCATGATTATGTTCCTTCGAGTAGGGATGCTTGATGTACCGTTTTGGCAAATCCTTACGAGTATCCTGATTCTTCTGGGTACGATAGGTCTTTTAGCCATCATCGGTGCTCGTATCTATCGCGGGGGAGTTCTCATGTACGGAAGTTCAAAATCATTTAAAGATATTAAAGAGGCATTGAAGATGTCAAAGCACTCGTAA
- a CDS encoding YndJ family protein: MFKLNLTYIQTGLLLITAILGEQNWPYLLLTSAQILFVPLVIQLILQKGDWYTTIHPYLAFFSSLAIVFLQITGETQFDALFAALYLCYPLLTALFGLIRFLKRGFSHVEEFSIEMGMMYLALGGGWFFAYMAKINLGFSPLLTWLTAIHFHYSACLLPIFVGFLGRMYKPKSYGLTVAIILSSPMIVAAGITFSSLIEIASVIIYMIGIYQLLKLAYQAPFTHPIQKWLVRLSFSTLGVTILFSMLYALRHLAGLPSLSINFMLIFHGFFNAICFALLGVFGWSHTPVSGVRPLTFPVSRIRGGLVIGDTIVAKAGNSITKKGLVENMHVYKPHVNPLTLSPAIIDFYENTADYRLFAEVHWLNWFKPFACVYRLISKWVKQINLPLSSRKVEMTGTIVEINEQMDGRDRPRAWVRKIDGDTVFVALYSSHEHLGRTYMNIALPLPWSTMTGVLDLQQVDDELELTSKSNQFSDAGIYLAIHNYLPKLPIEEIFRVKQTSAGTLSANHTMWIFGVPFLKIIYRIHHKENTSTTINP, from the coding sequence ATGTTCAAGCTTAACCTGACCTATATTCAAACAGGACTACTGCTTATCACTGCTATCTTAGGAGAGCAGAATTGGCCCTATCTATTATTAACATCGGCCCAAATTCTATTTGTACCCTTAGTTATCCAATTGATTCTGCAAAAAGGGGACTGGTATACAACCATACATCCTTATCTAGCCTTTTTTTCTTCACTAGCCATTGTTTTTTTACAAATAACGGGGGAAACACAATTTGATGCTCTATTCGCAGCTCTTTATTTATGTTATCCCTTGCTTACTGCACTCTTTGGATTGATTCGTTTTTTAAAAAGGGGGTTTTCTCATGTTGAAGAATTCTCCATTGAAATGGGGATGATGTATCTGGCCTTAGGAGGCGGTTGGTTCTTTGCCTATATGGCGAAAATCAATTTAGGCTTTTCACCGCTGCTTACTTGGTTAACGGCCATTCATTTTCATTACTCCGCTTGCTTACTGCCCATTTTTGTTGGGTTTCTTGGGCGAATGTATAAACCGAAATCTTACGGCCTGACAGTGGCTATCATTCTATCTTCACCGATGATTGTTGCGGCAGGAATTACTTTTTCTTCTCTGATTGAAATTGCATCAGTCATCATTTATATGATTGGGATTTATCAATTACTCAAATTAGCGTATCAAGCGCCCTTTACTCACCCAATTCAGAAATGGCTTGTTCGGTTATCCTTTTCAACACTTGGAGTAACGATCCTCTTTTCAATGTTGTACGCACTGCGGCATCTTGCAGGGCTGCCATCACTTAGTATAAACTTTATGTTAATTTTCCATGGTTTTTTTAATGCAATTTGTTTTGCGCTGCTTGGCGTTTTTGGCTGGTCCCACACTCCTGTGTCTGGTGTAAGACCCTTAACCTTTCCCGTCAGCCGCATTCGAGGCGGTCTAGTCATAGGGGATACCATTGTTGCTAAAGCTGGCAATTCTATAACAAAAAAAGGATTAGTGGAAAACATGCACGTGTATAAGCCACATGTAAATCCGCTTACTCTATCACCTGCCATTATTGACTTCTATGAAAACACAGCTGATTATCGTTTATTTGCTGAAGTACATTGGCTAAACTGGTTTAAGCCTTTTGCCTGTGTATATCGTTTGATCAGTAAATGGGTCAAACAAATTAATTTGCCTCTATCAAGCCGAAAAGTGGAAATGACCGGTACAATAGTGGAAATAAACGAACAGATGGACGGGCGAGATCGTCCGCGAGCTTGGGTACGAAAAATTGATGGGGACACAGTTTTCGTTGCCCTTTATTCTTCCCATGAACATCTTGGCCGTACCTATATGAATATTGCTCTTCCCCTGCCATGGTCAACAATGACAGGCGTCTTAGATCTTCAACAGGTTGATGATGAACTAGAGCTGACTAGTAAATCAAATCAGTTCTCGGACGCAGGTATTTATTTAGCCATTCATAACTACCTGCCTAAATTACCGATAGAAGAAATATTCCGGGTCAAACAAACGAGTGCAGGAACTCTTTCCGCAAATCATACAATGTGGATCTTCGGTGTGCCTTTTTTAAAAATCATTTATCGTATTCATCATAAAGAAAATACCTCTACAACAATTAACCCCTGA
- a CDS encoding DUF4166 domain-containing protein, translated as MSIYQKILGPQYKQLHPMLQKRYNLTKDNQFKASGVMQTITGGPKWLYPLFRLGSHWKLVFPEHGKQIPFTILNTYQIGTNGEEHVHWERIFFFGEKKRYFNALMSYDPERKIIKDYLGQPSLLYSDLVFHVSPEGNLSILSKKQRLVLGPLEIPLPGILQGLATVHENYLEDRDSFQIKVEVQNPLIGRIFAYEGEFTEDVQA; from the coding sequence ATGTCTATTTATCAGAAAATATTAGGTCCACAGTACAAGCAGCTTCACCCTATGCTGCAAAAAAGATATAACCTAACAAAAGACAATCAATTTAAAGCAAGTGGAGTGATGCAAACCATTACAGGCGGACCAAAATGGCTTTATCCGCTTTTTCGCCTTGGAAGTCACTGGAAACTAGTATTCCCAGAGCACGGAAAGCAGATACCATTTACGATTTTAAATACCTATCAAATTGGCACGAATGGGGAAGAACACGTTCACTGGGAAAGAATTTTCTTCTTCGGAGAAAAGAAAAGGTATTTTAATGCGTTGATGAGTTATGACCCAGAACGAAAAATCATTAAAGATTATTTAGGACAGCCGAGTCTTCTCTACTCTGACCTAGTCTTTCACGTATCACCCGAGGGAAATCTCTCTATTTTATCAAAAAAACAACGACTAGTACTAGGACCGCTCGAAATCCCACTACCGGGGATACTCCAAGGCTTAGCAACCGTACATGAAAACTATCTAGAAGATAGAGATAGCTTCCAGATAAAAGTAGAAGTGCAAAATCCATTAATAGGTCGCATATTTGCGTATGAAGGGGAATTTACAGAGGATGTTCAAGCTTAA